The following are encoded in a window of Bradyrhizobium guangdongense genomic DNA:
- the putA gene encoding bifunctional proline dehydrogenase/L-glutamate gamma-semialdehyde dehydrogenase PutA — translation MPNLPPPFSAPYAPDDADIAARLFPLVHLSPAQEARIDRTATRLIEAIRKRDDRLGGVEDMLREFALSTKEGLALMVLAEALLRVPDARTADQFIEDKLGEGDFIHHETKSTAFLVNASAWALGLSARVIQPGETPDGTIGRLVKRLGAPAVRTATRQAMRLMGNHFVLGETIEQALERGKPRSGQKSRYSFDMLGEGARTAADARRYFDAYASAIETIGKAAGNHPLPDRPGISVKLSALHPRFEAISRDRVMRELVPQLLDLARRAKAYDLNFTVDAEEADRLELSLDVIAATLADASLKGWDGFGLAIQTYQKRASAVIEYVHELARAHDRKLMVRLVKGAYWDTEIKRAQERGLDGYPVFTRKAMTDLNYVACASKLLGLRPRIFPQSATHNALTVATVLELAGESGGFEFQRLHGMGEALYEQLARDHPEIAYRTYAPVGSHRDLLAYLVRRLLENGANSSFVAQAADYRVPVPALLKRPVDLIVRPDHAHHARIPLPGDLFAPERHNSAGIEFGERTALDRLLADVKAATPDLKPVPDATPEQAGAAVVAARAGFAGWSRTPAWTRAAALEQAAHLLESRSAQYIALLQREGGKTLDDALSELREAADFCRYYAAQGRKLFGSETAMPGPTGESNTLALRGRGVFIAISPWNFPLAIFLGQVTAALMAGNSVVAKPAEQTPRIAREAVALLHEAGIPRSALHLVTGDGRIGAALTAQPDIAGVVFTGSTEVARHINRTLAAKDGPIVPLIAETGGINAMIADATALPEQVADDVVTSAFRSAGQRCSALRLLFVQEDVADRMIEMIAGAARELKIGDPADVATHVGPVIDNEAKQRLDAHIARMKSEARLHFAGTAPQGCFVAPHIFELRDAGQLTEEVFGPILHVVRYRAETLGHVLQAIERTAYALTLGVHSRIDDTIEAIIDRVQVGNIYVNRNMIGAVVGVQPFGGNGLSGTGPKAGGPHYLARFATEQTVTINTAAAGGNAALLAGEE, via the coding sequence ATGCCAAACCTCCCGCCCCCCTTCTCTGCCCCCTACGCGCCTGATGACGCCGACATCGCTGCGCGCCTCTTTCCGTTGGTGCATCTCAGCCCAGCGCAGGAAGCCCGGATCGACCGCACGGCAACGCGGCTGATTGAGGCGATCCGCAAGCGCGACGACCGGCTCGGCGGGGTCGAGGACATGCTGCGCGAGTTCGCGCTCTCCACCAAGGAGGGCCTTGCGCTGATGGTGCTGGCCGAGGCGCTGCTGCGCGTGCCGGATGCCCGCACCGCCGACCAGTTCATCGAGGACAAGCTCGGCGAGGGTGACTTCATCCATCACGAGACCAAGTCCACGGCGTTCCTGGTCAACGCCTCGGCCTGGGCGCTTGGTCTCTCCGCGCGGGTGATCCAGCCCGGCGAAACGCCCGACGGCACCATCGGCCGGCTGGTAAAGCGGCTGGGCGCGCCGGCAGTGCGCACCGCCACGCGCCAGGCGATGCGGCTGATGGGCAATCATTTCGTGCTGGGCGAGACCATCGAGCAGGCGCTGGAGCGAGGCAAGCCGCGCTCTGGTCAGAAGTCGCGCTACTCCTTCGACATGCTCGGCGAAGGCGCGCGCACGGCGGCGGATGCGCGACGCTATTTCGACGCCTATGCGAGCGCCATCGAGACGATCGGCAAGGCTGCGGGCAACCATCCCCTGCCCGACCGCCCAGGTATCTCCGTCAAACTCTCGGCGCTGCATCCGCGCTTCGAGGCGATCAGCCGCGACCGCGTGATGCGCGAACTGGTGCCGCAGTTGCTGGATCTTGCGCGGCGCGCCAAGGCGTATGACCTCAACTTCACGGTCGATGCCGAGGAGGCCGACCGGCTGGAGCTGTCGCTCGACGTCATCGCGGCAACGCTGGCCGATGCCTCGCTCAAAGGCTGGGACGGTTTTGGCCTTGCGATCCAGACCTATCAGAAGCGCGCCAGCGCGGTGATCGAATACGTCCACGAGCTGGCCCGCGCGCATGATCGCAAGCTGATGGTGCGTCTGGTCAAGGGCGCCTATTGGGACACCGAGATCAAGCGCGCGCAGGAGCGCGGGCTCGACGGCTATCCGGTGTTCACCCGCAAGGCGATGACGGATCTGAACTACGTCGCCTGCGCATCGAAGCTCTTGGGACTGCGCCCGCGCATATTTCCTCAATCTGCCACCCACAACGCGCTCACCGTCGCAACGGTGCTGGAGCTCGCGGGCGAGAGCGGCGGCTTCGAATTCCAGCGCCTGCACGGCATGGGCGAAGCGCTCTACGAGCAGCTCGCCAGGGATCACCCCGAGATCGCCTATCGCACCTATGCCCCGGTCGGCAGCCATCGCGATTTGCTCGCCTATCTGGTGCGCCGACTGCTCGAAAACGGCGCCAACTCCTCCTTCGTGGCGCAGGCCGCCGATTATCGCGTGCCGGTGCCGGCGCTGTTGAAGCGCCCGGTCGATCTCATCGTCCGTCCGGATCACGCCCATCACGCCAGGATCCCGTTGCCGGGCGATCTGTTCGCGCCCGAGCGGCATAATTCAGCCGGCATCGAGTTCGGCGAGCGCACGGCGCTCGACCGGCTGCTCGCCGACGTCAAGGCTGCGACTCCCGACCTAAAGCCGGTCCCCGACGCCACGCCCGAACAGGCGGGCGCGGCGGTCGTCGCGGCCCGCGCCGGCTTTGCCGGATGGAGCCGGACGCCGGCCTGGACGCGCGCGGCGGCGCTGGAGCAGGCCGCGCATCTGCTGGAGAGCCGCAGCGCACAGTACATCGCGCTGCTTCAGCGCGAAGGCGGCAAGACGCTTGACGATGCGCTCTCCGAGCTGCGCGAAGCCGCCGATTTCTGCCGCTATTATGCAGCTCAGGGCCGAAAACTGTTCGGCAGCGAGACAGCGATGCCGGGCCCGACCGGCGAGAGCAACACGCTCGCGCTGCGCGGCCGCGGCGTCTTCATCGCGATCTCGCCATGGAATTTTCCGCTGGCGATTTTCCTCGGACAGGTCACCGCGGCGCTGATGGCCGGCAACAGCGTCGTGGCCAAGCCTGCCGAGCAGACGCCGCGCATCGCACGCGAGGCTGTCGCGCTGCTGCACGAGGCAGGTATCCCGAGAAGCGCGCTGCATCTCGTCACCGGCGACGGCCGCATCGGCGCGGCGCTCACCGCGCAGCCTGACATCGCTGGCGTCGTCTTCACCGGCTCGACCGAGGTCGCCCGTCACATCAACCGGACGCTCGCCGCCAAGGACGGGCCGATCGTGCCGCTGATCGCGGAGACCGGCGGCATCAACGCCATGATCGCGGATGCGACCGCGCTGCCCGAGCAGGTTGCCGACGACGTCGTGACCTCAGCGTTCCGCTCCGCCGGCCAGCGCTGCTCGGCGCTGCGGCTCTTGTTCGTGCAGGAGGACGTCGCCGACCGCATGATCGAGATGATCGCGGGGGCCGCGCGCGAGCTCAAGATCGGCGATCCCGCAGATGTCGCTACCCATGTCGGGCCAGTGATCGACAACGAGGCCAAGCAGCGGCTCGATGCCCACATCGCGCGGATGAAAAGCGAGGCCCGGCTGCATTTTGCGGGCACAGCTCCGCAGGGCTGCTTCGTCGCGCCTCACATCTTCGAACTGAGGGATGCCGGCCAGCTCACCGAGGAGGTGTTCGGCCCGATCCTGCATGTGGTGCGCTACCGCGCCGAGACGCTCGGACACGTGCTGCAGGCGATCGAGCGCACTGCTTACGCACTGACGCTTGGAGTCCACTCGCGCATCGACGACACGATTGAGGCCATCATCGACCGCGTCCAGGTCGGCAACATCTACGTCAATCGCAACATGATCGGCGCCGTGGTCGGCGTGCAGCCGTTCGGCGGCAATGGCCTGTCCGGAACAGGTCCCAAGGCCGGCGGCCCGCACTATCTCGCACGCTTCGCCACCGAGCAGACCGTGACCATCAACACCGCCGCGGCCGGCGGCAACGCTGCGCTGCTTGCGGGAGAGGAGTAA
- a CDS encoding CaiB/BaiF CoA transferase family protein — protein sequence MEKGIFAGLKVLDCASFIAAPAAATVLSDFGADVIKIEPPGAGDPYRNLPNLPGYPTSEHNFAWLLEARNKKSLALDLSKPEAQAVLYRLVEQADVFITNMPPPVRGRLGISYDHLAHLNDRLIYASFTGYGEKGEEANKPGFDSNAYWARSGLMDLVRADTHTTPARSVAGMGDHPCAMALYSAIVTALYQREKTGKGSHVASNLMANGVWAASVLAQAKLCGAKFGERRPRERALNAVANHYQCKDGRWLILSLLSEEKQWPTLAKCLGREDLINDPRFATKPDRHARSVELIKIFDEIFATKDLAEWRRILDGSGLVFGIVGILDDIPNDKQMLDNEVLVPFENDTMLTINSPIWIDGTKKVQPRKPPGVGEHSDEILRGAGYDEAAIQQLRAKGAVG from the coding sequence ATGGAAAAAGGCATTTTTGCAGGGCTCAAGGTTCTGGACTGCGCAAGCTTCATCGCGGCGCCCGCGGCTGCGACCGTGCTGTCCGACTTCGGCGCCGACGTCATCAAGATCGAGCCGCCCGGCGCCGGGGATCCCTACCGCAATCTGCCCAACCTGCCCGGCTATCCCACCAGCGAACATAATTTCGCCTGGCTGCTCGAGGCCCGCAACAAGAAGAGCCTCGCGCTCGACCTCTCCAAGCCCGAGGCGCAGGCCGTGCTCTACAGACTGGTGGAACAAGCCGATGTCTTCATCACCAACATGCCGCCGCCGGTGCGCGGCCGGCTCGGCATCTCCTATGACCATCTCGCCCATCTCAACGACCGGCTGATCTACGCCTCCTTCACCGGCTATGGTGAAAAGGGCGAGGAAGCCAACAAGCCCGGCTTCGACAGCAACGCCTATTGGGCGCGCTCCGGCCTGATGGACCTCGTTCGCGCCGATACCCACACCACACCGGCCCGCTCGGTCGCCGGCATGGGCGACCATCCCTGCGCCATGGCGCTGTACAGCGCGATCGTCACCGCGCTGTACCAGCGCGAGAAGACCGGCAAGGGCTCGCACGTCGCCTCCAACCTGATGGCCAACGGCGTCTGGGCCGCCAGCGTGCTGGCGCAGGCCAAGCTCTGCGGCGCCAAGTTCGGCGAGCGGCGGCCGCGCGAGCGCGCGCTCAATGCGGTCGCCAACCACTATCAGTGCAAGGACGGCCGCTGGCTGATCCTGTCGCTGCTCAGCGAAGAGAAGCAGTGGCCGACGCTGGCCAAATGCCTCGGACGCGAGGACCTGATCAACGATCCGCGCTTCGCCACCAAGCCCGACCGCCACGCCCGCTCGGTCGAGCTCATCAAGATTTTTGACGAGATTTTTGCGACCAAAGACCTCGCCGAATGGCGCAGGATTCTCGACGGCAGCGGGCTGGTGTTCGGCATCGTCGGCATTCTCGACGATATTCCGAACGACAAGCAGATGCTCGATAACGAAGTGCTGGTGCCGTTCGAGAACGACACCATGCTCACCATCAACTCCCCGATCTGGATCGACGGCACCAAGAAGGTCCAGCCGCGCAAGCCGCCCGGCGTCGGCGAGCACAGTGACGAGATTTTGCGTGGCGCGGGATACGACGAAGCCGCGATTCAGCAGCTGCGGGCGAAGGGGGCGGTGGGGTAG
- a CDS encoding glutathione S-transferase family protein has translation MPAYRLHYFPESGNSYKLALMLTLCGETFEPVWTDFGGGVTRTAEWRRNVNEMGEIPVLEVDGVKMTQTAPLLLKLAEQYGRFGAETEAEQFELLRWLFWDNHKLTGYMATYRFMRAFTEKNDPQVLKHFRRRLDDFLGILDGHLQHNAFAIGAKPTIADISMMAYLHYPDDEHGFDFAESHPAIHAWLGRMAALPGWKPAYELLPGKRMTNYAK, from the coding sequence ATGCCCGCTTATCGCCTGCACTACTTCCCTGAATCCGGCAACAGCTACAAGCTGGCGCTGATGCTCACGCTTTGCGGCGAGACGTTCGAGCCTGTGTGGACCGATTTCGGCGGCGGAGTCACGCGCACGGCGGAATGGCGCCGGAACGTGAACGAGATGGGCGAAATTCCCGTGCTCGAGGTCGACGGCGTGAAGATGACGCAGACCGCACCCCTCCTGCTCAAGCTGGCCGAACAATACGGCCGCTTCGGCGCCGAGACGGAAGCCGAACAATTCGAGCTGCTGCGCTGGCTGTTCTGGGACAATCACAAGCTCACCGGCTACATGGCGACCTACCGCTTCATGCGGGCCTTCACCGAGAAGAACGATCCGCAGGTGCTGAAGCACTTTCGCCGGCGGCTCGACGATTTCCTCGGCATTCTCGACGGCCATCTCCAGCACAACGCGTTCGCGATCGGCGCCAAGCCGACCATCGCCGATATCTCGATGATGGCTTATCTGCACTATCCTGATGACGAGCACGGCTTTGATTTCGCGGAAAGCCATCCCGCCATCCACGCCTGGCTCGGCCGCATGGCCGCGCTGCCGGGCTGGAAGCCGGCCTACGAGCTCTTGCCCGGAAAACGGATGACGAACTACGCGAAGTGA